Proteins from a genomic interval of Streptococcus oralis:
- a CDS encoding RDD family protein has translation MRKILAINSISFKKRMIELLFDYLFILAYLALLFLGSMLFYTIFFNGIPEFTEIQSQCLVFFTSVLPIILLFTFLDYTKNGSFGKAKAGLQLVYKKKTVQASLLRNTIKFFPWQIGHMGTIHGFYSEFDSLSIILSFLATLLAVALLVMMVFRKDKRHLGDLIAHTQVQLKGD, from the coding sequence ATGAGGAAGATTTTAGCAATTAATTCTATTTCGTTTAAAAAAAGAATGATTGAATTACTATTTGATTATCTTTTCATTCTAGCTTATTTAGCACTTCTGTTTTTGGGTTCTATGCTTTTTTACACTATTTTTTTTAATGGTATTCCAGAGTTTACAGAAATTCAGTCGCAGTGTCTTGTATTTTTTACCTCTGTTTTGCCAATCATTCTACTTTTTACATTCTTAGATTATACAAAAAATGGGAGTTTCGGGAAGGCGAAAGCAGGACTTCAATTGGTTTACAAGAAAAAAACAGTGCAAGCTAGCTTGCTTAGAAACACCATTAAATTTTTTCCTTGGCAAATAGGTCATATGGGCACGATACATGGTTTCTATAGTGAGTTTGATTCCTTATCTATTATTCTCTCGTTTTTAGCTACTCTCCTCGCAGTTGCCCTACTTGTAATGATGGTTTTCAGGAAGGATAAGCGACATCTAGGTGACCTTATAGCACATACACAGGTACAGCTAAAAGGTGACTAA
- a CDS encoding diacylglycerol/lipid kinase family protein: MKKIMVIINPTSGGEKALDYKVKLENKARDYFEDVEIKITEKAQDATNFAEEASQEHYDAVLVFGGDGTVNEVISGIAEKDYIPKLAIIPGGTGNLITKLLEISQDIDSAIDELDFSSTNKIDIGKSNGNYFGYIFSIGSLPEAIHNVGIEDKTKFGMLAYAINTMKSVVTDQAFNITVETDNGNYIGPASHVLVLLTNYFADKKIFDEDKDGYANILILKDASILTKLSVIPDLLKGDVVVNDNIEYLKARHIKISSDSELETDVDGDKSDNLPVEIKVLGQHIEVYSQPKE, translated from the coding sequence ATGAAAAAAATTATGGTAATCATCAATCCAACATCTGGAGGTGAAAAAGCCTTGGATTATAAGGTGAAACTGGAGAATAAAGCTAGAGACTATTTTGAAGATGTGGAAATTAAAATTACGGAGAAAGCACAAGACGCCACAAACTTTGCAGAAGAAGCTTCTCAGGAGCACTATGATGCTGTTCTTGTTTTTGGTGGAGATGGAACCGTCAATGAAGTAATTTCCGGTATCGCTGAAAAAGACTATATTCCTAAACTGGCGATTATCCCAGGGGGAACTGGAAATCTCATTACGAAACTATTAGAAATCTCTCAGGATATTGATAGTGCTATTGACGAGCTTGATTTCAGTTCTACAAACAAGATTGATATTGGAAAATCAAATGGAAATTATTTTGGTTATATCTTTAGTATTGGCTCTTTGCCAGAAGCTATCCACAACGTTGGGATAGAAGATAAAACAAAGTTTGGTATGCTCGCCTATGCGATTAATACCATGAAGTCTGTGGTTACAGATCAAGCATTTAACATTACAGTTGAGACTGATAATGGTAATTACATTGGCCCAGCCAGTCATGTTTTAGTTCTCCTCACAAATTATTTCGCTGACAAAAAAATCTTTGATGAAGACAAGGATGGTTATGCTAATATTTTGATTCTAAAAGATGCGTCAATTCTTACTAAATTGTCAGTTATCCCTGATTTATTAAAAGGGGATGTTGTCGTAAATGACAATATAGAGTATCTGAAAGCTCGACATATAAAAATCTCTTCAGATAGTGAATTGGAAACGGATGTTGATGGTGACAAATCCGATAATCTACCTGTAGAAATCAAGGTACTAGGTCAGCATATCGAAGTCTATTCTCAACCGAAAGAATAA
- a CDS encoding phosphohydrolase has translation MKMEIGKTYLVKKDIFGLTKDELWTLVDKGYQAYFGEHNFVFVNDDKVKVFAVLQDGSEEDMQIYHHLDDYFEEVNRENF, from the coding sequence ATGAAAATGGAAATCGGGAAAACCTATCTTGTAAAAAAAGATATTTTTGGTTTAACAAAAGATGAACTTTGGACCTTAGTTGACAAGGGTTATCAGGCTTATTTTGGTGAACATAATTTCGTATTTGTCAATGATGATAAAGTGAAGGTATTTGCAGTTTTGCAAGATGGTTCAGAAGAAGATATGCAAATCTACCATCATCTGGATGACTATTTTGAAGAAGTTAATCGTGAGAATTTCTAA
- a CDS encoding MerR family transcriptional regulator, which translates to MTVGKAAKKMGVTVRTLQYYDREGLLHPSAESDGGRRLYNDKDLVLLHQIISMKSLGFSLTDIKERLISLKTPDDVANALTEQADAIRINIKQLKDSLEAIEQLKTEVLQMQTVNFKKYAGIIVNLQMKNESYSLIKRFDDDTLDYIRSRFDKKSDFEFMNRLNNLSDEIVQLQEKNVSADSEQCQQVVQEYWGLIMEFTNGDMTMLPKLMEVGNIDTATNAWEEKQKIVNDYLEPALQVYFSRLGTNPFEEV; encoded by the coding sequence ATGACAGTTGGGAAAGCAGCTAAGAAAATGGGAGTTACCGTCCGTACTCTTCAATACTACGATAGAGAAGGATTACTTCATCCATCAGCAGAAAGCGATGGAGGGCGTAGGCTTTATAACGATAAAGATTTAGTGTTGCTCCATCAGATAATATCAATGAAATCATTGGGCTTTTCTTTGACTGATATAAAGGAAAGGTTAATCTCTTTGAAAACACCTGATGATGTCGCAAATGCTCTTACCGAGCAGGCGGATGCCATACGTATAAATATTAAACAACTTAAGGATTCTTTGGAAGCAATAGAACAGTTAAAAACAGAAGTTTTACAGATGCAAACGGTTAATTTTAAGAAGTATGCTGGTATTATTGTTAATCTACAGATGAAGAATGAGTCATACTCTTTAATTAAGCGCTTTGATGATGATACACTCGATTATATACGGAGTCGATTTGACAAAAAAAGTGACTTTGAATTTATGAATAGGTTGAATAACCTAAGTGATGAAATTGTGCAACTTCAGGAGAAAAACGTATCAGCTGATAGCGAACAATGCCAACAAGTTGTTCAAGAATACTGGGGCTTGATTATGGAGTTTACAAATGGAGATATGACTATGCTTCCGAAGTTGATGGAAGTCGGTAATATTGATACCGCCACTAACGCTTGGGAAGAAAAACAAAAGATCGTTAATGATTATTTAGAGCCAGCCTTGCAAGTTTATTTTTCAAGACTTGGAACCAATCCCTTTGAGGAGGTGTAA
- a CDS encoding ABC transporter ATP-binding protein, producing the protein MKYAIEVRELNKNYGCHKILKGLNFQIVKGEIFALLGVNGAGKTTTLECIEGLRKYDGGTIVVNGKMGIQLQSSSLPAHIKPMEAIKLFAKWNHTKIDDDMLKALEIKEIEKLQYLQLSTGQKRRLHLTLALIGNPDIIFLDEPTAGLDVEARLSLHEQIRNLKSQGKTIILASHDMAEVETLCDRIAILNNGKIVFCGTPSELTDKVGRRYYIHLKTQEGVKSFETTNIEDTLISLLQECKQKKIRILDIKVDRGTLEQHFIKIARRESE; encoded by the coding sequence ATGAAATACGCAATAGAAGTTCGTGAACTAAATAAAAATTACGGTTGTCATAAGATCTTAAAAGGTCTTAATTTTCAAATCGTAAAAGGAGAAATTTTCGCTTTACTCGGTGTGAATGGAGCTGGGAAAACAACAACACTTGAATGTATCGAAGGACTGAGAAAATATGATGGAGGCACTATTGTTGTAAACGGCAAAATGGGAATTCAACTGCAGTCATCTTCTTTGCCTGCCCATATCAAACCCATGGAAGCGATAAAGCTCTTTGCAAAATGGAATCATACAAAAATTGATGATGATATGCTTAAAGCTCTGGAAATAAAAGAAATTGAGAAGTTACAATACCTGCAATTATCCACGGGACAAAAAAGAAGACTACATCTCACTCTTGCACTTATCGGCAATCCCGATATTATTTTCCTCGATGAACCGACAGCGGGACTTGATGTTGAAGCAAGACTATCCCTCCACGAACAAATACGGAATCTCAAATCACAAGGGAAAACAATCATTTTGGCAAGTCATGATATGGCTGAGGTTGAGACCTTATGTGACCGCATTGCTATTTTGAACAATGGAAAGATTGTCTTTTGTGGCACTCCTTCAGAACTGACAGACAAGGTTGGAAGAAGATACTATATCCATTTAAAGACTCAAGAGGGAGTGAAGTCTTTTGAAACGACTAATATTGAGGATACCTTAATTTCATTATTGCAAGAATGCAAGCAGAAAAAAATCCGGATATTGGATATTAAGGTTGATCGTGGCACCTTGGAACAGCATTTCATCAAAATTGCAAGGAGGGAATCAGAATGA
- a CDS encoding ABC transporter permease, with product MNCFLYSLVLQWKLDIRSKSLLVTFYIVPFVFFLIMGGIFTSVMPGMGSTLIQSMIVMSVSMGAFLGLPPSLVEIYGSDIKKIYNANGVPIYLGLLTMVLSAFVHLIMTSIVILLLAPILFKASLPTQLPFFLLSLTIYIVVSLSIGSILGLTLKNQAKLTMLAQLVFLPSIMLSGIMFPISLLPDFLQVIGHVFPAYWGYRLMLDKGLRLANLWYLILLTCIAVITCILLMNKQKSE from the coding sequence ATGAACTGTTTTCTATATAGTTTAGTATTACAGTGGAAATTAGATATACGAAGCAAATCTCTCTTGGTTACTTTCTATATTGTACCGTTTGTTTTCTTTCTTATCATGGGTGGTATTTTTACTTCCGTTATGCCTGGGATGGGAAGTACGCTCATACAATCTATGATAGTCATGAGTGTCTCAATGGGGGCCTTTCTTGGCTTGCCCCCTTCATTAGTTGAAATTTATGGAAGCGACATTAAAAAAATTTATAATGCAAATGGAGTGCCTATTTATTTAGGATTGCTAACTATGGTTCTCTCGGCTTTTGTCCATTTGATAATGACCAGCATTGTGATCCTACTACTTGCCCCTATTTTATTTAAAGCAAGTCTACCGACTCAACTTCCATTTTTCTTACTTTCGCTAACCATCTATATTGTTGTATCATTGAGTATTGGAAGTATACTGGGACTTACTTTAAAAAACCAGGCAAAGCTAACCATGTTAGCTCAACTTGTATTTTTGCCTTCAATTATGCTTTCAGGGATTATGTTTCCCATTAGTTTGCTCCCTGATTTTCTTCAAGTAATAGGCCATGTTTTTCCGGCTTATTGGGGATACCGTTTGATGTTAGATAAAGGGCTTCGACTTGCAAATCTATGGTATTTGATTCTGCTAACTTGTATAGCAGTAATAACATGCATTTTACTAATGAATAAACAAAAATCTGAGTAA
- a CDS encoding ADP-ribosylglycohydrolase family protein, giving the protein MLGAIVGDIVGSVYEWDNIKTKDFPLFRDDCFFTDDTVMTCAVAEAIMNGGQKDDFIDSMKKYGRMYPDAGYGARFDAWIHSNDRSPYNSFGNGSAMRVSPCAWVMDCGFCARTGMTPSTRELARLSAEVTHNHPEGIKGAMATTDAIFLCRYYFGGYCGDYEQPINSNPTECKRRIKEYIEKEYGYNLSQSLDDIRPTYRFNETCQDTVPQAIVAFLESTDFEDAIRNAISLGGDSDTLAAITGSIAEAAYGIPEWIKDKALSYLDEPLKEVLRRWEKEVSIS; this is encoded by the coding sequence AGTTGGAGACATTGTTGGTTCTGTTTACGAATGGGATAATATTAAAACGAAGGATTTTCCCTTGTTTAGGGATGACTGCTTTTTCACAGATGATACGGTGATGACCTGTGCTGTGGCAGAAGCAATCATGAACGGTGGACAGAAGGATGACTTTATTGATTCCATGAAGAAATATGGTAGGATGTATCCTGATGCTGGTTATGGTGCTAGGTTTGATGCATGGATTCATAGTAATGACCGCTCCCCTTATAATAGCTTTGGCAATGGATCTGCTATGCGTGTTTCTCCATGTGCTTGGGTCATGGACTGCGGTTTTTGTGCGAGAACTGGTATGACGCCATCAACTAGAGAGCTTGCACGACTTTCTGCAGAAGTCACCCATAATCATCCTGAAGGTATCAAGGGAGCCATGGCGACAACTGATGCGATCTTTCTGTGTCGTTATTACTTTGGAGGTTATTGTGGGGATTATGAGCAACCAATCAACAGCAATCCTACAGAGTGTAAAAGACGAATAAAGGAATACATCGAGAAAGAGTATGGGTATAACCTTTCTCAATCTCTAGATGACATCCGTCCTACGTACCGTTTCAATGAAACGTGTCAGGATACGGTTCCTCAGGCCATCGTTGCTTTTCTAGAAAGTACAGATTTTGAAGATGCGATTCGAAATGCGATTTCTCTTGGTGGGGACAGCGACACTCTTGCAGCAATCACAGGAAGTATCGCCGAGGCAGCTTATGGAATTCCTGAGTGGATTAAGGATAAGGCCTTAAGCTATCTAGATGAGCCTTTGAAAGAGGTGCTTAGACGGTGGGAGAAAGAAGTTTCAATATCATAA